A DNA window from Cydia pomonella isolate Wapato2018A chromosome 18, ilCydPomo1, whole genome shotgun sequence contains the following coding sequences:
- the LOC133527964 gene encoding uncharacterized protein LOC133527964, which produces MQRNNVMSLDAMQKIINSFRQVERKIDRLQDDFLAQSKTLNDLRIMVGNLSGFQNNEEEDIRNKIEKHDMSHASLKRKPQGHHAPKVTKAKSYEPVIAKSTFGSKRPLKKKPEGLKKSGRGRSAIKALIDKESPIRDRGFTANLSKHF; this is translated from the coding sequence atgcAACGCAACAACGTCATGTCGCTCGACGCAATGCAAAAAATCATCAATTCGTTCAGGCAAGTCGAGCGAAAGATTGACAGACTGCAGGACGACTTTCTTGCCCAGAGTAAAACGTTGAACGATCTCCGCATCATGGTGGGAAACCTCTCAGGCTTCCAGAACAATGAGGAGGAAGACATAAGAAACAAAATCGAAAAACACGACATGAGTCACGCATCACTAAAGCGAAAACCTCAAGGTCATCATGCCCCTAAAGTCACGAAAGCTAAGAGCTACGAGCCAGTTATTGCGAAAAGTACTTTCGGCTCGAAACGTCCGCTAAAGAAGAAACCTGAAGGCCTTAAGAAGTCTGGTCGCGGACGGAGCGCGATAAAGGCTCTTATTGATAAGGAATCCCCGATACGTGATAGGGGCTTCACCGCTAAtctttcaaaacatttttaa
- the LOC133527962 gene encoding glutamate receptor ionotropic, kainate 2-like, which translates to MDIWKLGAIIWLFKSHVEGRAGIGKFLTSFVDNERKPTTVVFHGICWNNSVKLHVMKELSKAGIRSSQSMSKRTSLIDHTVLLLADLNCTGTDELIINASCIAQATQRELHRLPYRWLVLSDAPRSGRSSLWDPFLVDSELVLATVDGAGYTMTEVYKPSPTSPAILTPRGTFQHVLTDTRPHRELFRRRRDLMGVPLTITNTIQESNSSIYHLLQEDSLELEHDLISKNSYTLAKVAFLTLNATPVATFTNSFGYLQNGQWTGVIKELLEYNADIGTNVGMSQSRLKQVMFLDPLDNGRARFIFRQPALSVTANIFSLPFSPDVWIATGLSSFVAGVAYYLSTRLIKTRAEKGTVRDAYLLTMSALSQQGCEVQPRHVSARIVLWVVFTSMMALYAAYGANIVVLLQAPSTSVNSLATLAKSKLALGAADVNYNHFLFRASSDPVRNDIAKRVNSDKGPKAFYGLTEGVEKIRKGLFAFHSVVEPVYRQIDRTFQEKEKCDLMELDYIGYAAFHVPGSKKSPYLELLRVTFKRLREVGIKSAVNFRFEARRPSCKESIAMFSSVGITEMRPVLIFMAYGVALSVAVTAAELLVFHANRYRLRQRRVAVQLGRI; encoded by the exons ATGGATATCTGGAAACTAGGAGCAATAATATGGCTTTTCAAATCTCATGTGGAAGGTCGGGCTGGGATTGGTAAATTTTTAACAAGTTTCGTGGATAATGAGAGGAAACCTACGACGGTGGTGTTTCATGGGATTTGTTGGAATAATT CCGTTAAACTCCATGTGATGAAAGAACTGTCCAAAGCTGGTATCCGGAGCTCTCAGTCCATGTCGAAGAGAACTTCTTTAATAGACCACACCGTGTTGTTACTCGCTGACCTGAACTGCACGGGAACTGACGAGTTGATCATTAAT gcctcctgtaTCGCACAGGCAACTCAACGGGAATTGCACCGGCTGCCGTACCGCTGGTTGGTGTTATCAGATGCGCCTCGCTCCGGTCGGTCCTCGCTCTGGGACCCGTTCCTGGTAGACAGCGAATTGGTGCTCGCTACTGTTGACGGGGCAGGCTATACAATGACTGAGG TCTACAAGCCATCCCCCACCAGCCCTGCCATCCTGACGCCCCGCGGCACGTTCCAACACGTCCTGACAGACACCCGACCCCATCGGGAGCTCTTTCGCCGGCGACGGGACCTCATGGGCGTTCCACTAACTATAACCAATACTATTCAGGAGAGTAATTCATCGATATATCATTTGCTGCAGGAGGACTCGCT GGAACTAGAGCACGATCTCATCAGCAAGAACTCGTACACCCTCGCCAAGGTGGCGTTTCTCACGCTGAACGCGACCCCCGTGGCCACGTTCACTAACAGCTTTGGCTACTTGCAGAACGGTCAGTGGACCGGGGTAATAAAAGAGTTGTTGGAATATAACGCTGAcattg GGACAAATGTTGGAATGAGTCAATCTCGTCTCAAACAAGTAATGTTCCTGGATCCTCTGGACAACGGCCGTGCTCGTTTTATCTTCCGTCAGCCCGCTCTCTCTGTCACCGCTAACATATTCTCCCTCCCCTTCTCCCCTGACGTGTGGATAGCTACTGGTTTATCTTCATTCGTCGCTGGTGTGGCGTACTATCTGAGCACGCGGCTGATAAAGACGAGAGCAGAGAAGGGAACAGTTAGGGATGCTTATCTGCTGACTATGAGTGCGCTCAGTCAGCAGGGGTGTGAGGTTCAGCCGAGACATGTGTCAG CTCGCATCGTCCTGTGGGTGGTGTTCACATCAATGATGGCGCTGTACGCGGCGTACGGCGCCAACATCGTGGTGCTGCTGCAGGCGCCTTCCACCTCTGTCAACAGCCTCGCGACCCTCGCCAAGTCTAAGCTGGCGCTGGGCGCTGCCGATGTCAACTACAACCATTTCCTTTTTAGA gcTTCTTCGGATCCAGTACGCAACGATATAGCAAAGAGAGTGAACTCAGATAAAGGACCCAAAGCATTCTACGGATTGACTGAAGGCGTTGAAAAAATTCGgaag GGTCTATTCGCCTTCCACAGCGTGGTGGAGCCGGTGTACCGTCAGATCGACAGGACGTTCCAAGAGAAAGAGAAATGCGACTTGATGGAACTTGACTACATAGGATACGCTGCTTTCCACGTGCCGGGCAGCAAGAAGTCACCGTATTTAGAGCTTCTGAGAGTCAC TTTCAAACGATTGCGAGAGGTGGGCATAAAATCTGCAGTAAACTTCCGCTTTGAAGCGCGCAGGCCATCATGCAAG GAATCAATCGCCATGTTCAGCAGCGTGGGCATAACAGAGATGCGTCCTGTGTTGATATTTATGGCGTACGGCGTAGCGCTAAGCGTTGCCGTCACCGCGGCCGAGCTGCTCGTGTTCCATGC